A single genomic interval of Streptococcus oralis subsp. dentisani harbors:
- a CDS encoding ABC transporter ATP-binding protein gives MLIEKIKAYKWQALASFVMTGLMVASSLLQPRYLQEVLDALLAGQHEAIYSIGAWLIGVALVGLVAGGVNVILAAYIAQGVSSDLREDAFRKIQTFSYANIERFNAGNLVVRMTNDINQIQNMVMMVFQILFRLPLLFIGSFILAVHTLPSLWWVIVLMVVLIFALTGIMMGMMGPRFAKFQTLLERINAIAKENLRGVRVVKSFVQEKEQFDKFTEVSDELLGQNIYIGYAFSVVEPFMMLIGYGAVFLSIWLVAGMAQSDPSVVGSIASFVNYLSQIIFTIVMVGFLGNSVSRAMISMMRIREVLDTEPAMTFKDLPDEDLEGSLSFENVTFTYPTDEEPMLKNVSFEVAPGQMVGVVGATGAGKSTLAQLIPRLFDPQEGSIKIGGKDIRDVSEGTLRKTVSIVLQRAILFSGTIADNLRQGKGNASVSELERAARIAQASEFIGRMENKFESQVEERGTNFSGGQKQRMSIARGIVSNPRILIFDDSTSALDAKSERLVQEALNKDLKGTTTIIIAQKISSVVHADKILVLDQGRLIGEGRHADLVVSNAVYREIYETQKGKEE, from the coding sequence ATGCTAATTGAAAAAATTAAAGCCTATAAATGGCAAGCCTTGGCATCCTTTGTGATGACAGGCTTGATGGTTGCGAGCTCGCTCTTGCAACCTCGCTATTTGCAGGAGGTTTTAGATGCTCTACTGGCTGGCCAACATGAGGCTATTTATAGTATTGGGGCATGGTTGATAGGAGTAGCCCTCGTGGGTCTGGTTGCAGGTGGTGTCAATGTTATTCTTGCAGCCTATATCGCTCAGGGAGTATCTTCGGATCTTCGGGAAGATGCTTTTCGTAAGATCCAAACCTTTTCTTATGCCAACATTGAGCGGTTTAATGCTGGGAATCTGGTTGTCCGCATGACCAATGATATCAACCAAATTCAGAACATGGTGATGATGGTTTTCCAAATCCTTTTCCGTCTTCCTTTGCTTTTTATTGGTTCCTTTATCTTAGCGGTTCATACCCTGCCTTCACTTTGGTGGGTAATTGTCCTTATGGTAGTGCTGATTTTTGCGCTTACAGGTATCATGATGGGGATGATGGGGCCGCGCTTCGCCAAGTTTCAAACTCTTCTTGAACGAATTAATGCCATCGCCAAGGAAAATCTACGTGGTGTGCGCGTGGTCAAATCCTTTGTGCAGGAAAAAGAGCAATTTGACAAGTTTACTGAGGTCTCAGATGAGCTTCTGGGACAAAATATTTATATTGGCTATGCCTTTTCAGTAGTGGAACCTTTTATGATGCTCATTGGGTACGGAGCGGTTTTCCTCTCCATCTGGTTGGTTGCGGGAATGGCTCAGTCGGATCCGTCAGTCGTTGGTTCTATTGCTTCCTTTGTTAACTATCTCAGTCAGATTATCTTTACAATCGTCATGGTTGGATTTTTAGGGAATTCTGTCAGTCGGGCTATGATTTCGATGATGCGTATCCGTGAGGTTCTAGATACCGAGCCAGCGATGACTTTTAAGGATCTTCCAGATGAGGATCTAGAAGGAAGTCTCTCTTTTGAAAATGTGACCTTCACTTATCCTACCGATGAGGAGCCCATGCTTAAGAATGTAAGTTTTGAAGTTGCACCAGGTCAGATGGTCGGTGTGGTTGGAGCGACTGGGGCAGGTAAGTCCACCCTTGCCCAGTTAATCCCACGACTTTTTGATCCACAGGAGGGTTCTATCAAGATTGGTGGCAAGGACATTCGAGATGTCAGCGAGGGAACCTTGCGTAAAACGGTCTCCATCGTCCTGCAAAGAGCCATTCTCTTTAGTGGGACCATTGCAGATAATCTCCGTCAAGGAAAAGGCAATGCCAGCGTGTCCGAACTTGAACGTGCGGCGCGGATTGCCCAAGCCAGTGAATTCATCGGGCGCATGGAAAACAAATTTGAGAGTCAGGTCGAAGAACGTGGCACCAACTTTTCTGGTGGACAAAAACAACGGATGTCCATTGCCCGTGGGATTGTCAGCAATCCACGTATCCTGATTTTTGACGATTCGACTTCGGCCTTGGATGCCAAGTCAGAGAGACTCGTGCAGGAGGCTTTGAATAAAGACCTGAAAGGGACAACAACCATTATCATTGCTCAAAAAATCAGTTCAGTCGTCCATGCAGACAAGATTTTGGTCTTGGACCAAGGGCGATTGATTGGAGAAGGAAGGCATGCAGACTTGGTAGTTAGCAATGCCGTCTACCGTGAAATCTACGAAACACAAAAGGGAAAGGAGGAATAA
- a CDS encoding ABC transporter ATP-binding protein, whose translation MKTVRFFWNYFKVYKLSFVIVVLMVAIATIAQALFPVFSGQAVTELANLVLAYQNGTSELAWQSLSALMLNLALVVLTLVVSSLIYMTFMTRVIAESTNEMRKGLFGKLSRLTVSFFDRHQDGDILSRFTSDLDNILQAFNESLVQVMSNIALYIGLIFVMFSRNVTLALITVASTPVAFLMLVFIVKMARKYTNLQQKEVGKLNAYMDESISGQKAVIVQGIQNDIVAGFVERNERVRKATFKGRMFSGILFPVMNGMSLVNTAIVIFAGSAVLLNDPSIETTTALGLIVMFTQFSQQYYQPIIQVAASWGSLQLAFTGADRIQEMFDAEEEIRPQNAPAFTELREGVEISHIDFSYVPDKPILKDVSISAPKGQMIAVVGPTGSGKTTIMNLINRFYDVDAGSICFDGKDIRDYDLDSLRSKVGIVLQDSVLFSGTIRDNIRFGVPDASQEMVEAAAKATHIHDYIESLPDKYDTLIDDEQNIFSTGQKQLISIARTLMTDPQVLILDEATSNVDTVTESKIQHAMEAVVAGRTSFVIAHRLKTILNADQIIVLKDGEVIERGNHHELLKLGGFYSELYHNQFVFE comes from the coding sequence ATGAAAACCGTTCGATTTTTCTGGAATTATTTTAAAGTCTACAAGCTCTCCTTTGTCATTGTGGTTCTGATGGTTGCGATTGCGACGATTGCCCAAGCCCTCTTTCCAGTTTTTTCAGGTCAAGCAGTGACGGAGCTCGCTAATCTGGTTCTAGCTTATCAAAATGGTACTTCAGAACTAGCCTGGCAAAGTTTGTCAGCTCTGATGCTGAATCTAGCTCTGGTTGTCCTCACCTTAGTAGTATCCAGTTTGATTTACATGACCTTTATGACCCGTGTGATTGCTGAGTCAACAAATGAGATGCGTAAAGGCCTCTTTGGCAAACTTTCCCGTTTGACGGTTTCTTTCTTTGATCGCCATCAGGATGGTGACATCCTTTCTCGCTTTACTAGTGACTTGGATAACATTCTTCAAGCCTTCAATGAAAGTCTAGTTCAGGTTATGAGCAATATTGCTCTTTACATCGGTTTGATTTTTGTCATGTTTTCAAGAAATGTGACGCTAGCCCTGATAACAGTAGCCAGCACCCCAGTGGCCTTTCTCATGTTGGTCTTCATTGTGAAAATGGCCCGCAAGTACACCAATCTCCAGCAAAAAGAGGTTGGGAAACTCAACGCCTACATGGACGAAAGTATTTCAGGACAGAAAGCTGTTATTGTACAAGGAATTCAAAACGACATCGTAGCAGGCTTTGTGGAGCGAAATGAGCGCGTGCGCAAGGCAACCTTTAAAGGAAGAATGTTCTCAGGTATCCTCTTTCCAGTTATGAATGGGATGAGTTTGGTCAATACGGCCATCGTTATTTTTGCAGGTTCTGCGGTCTTGCTGAACGATCCAAGTATCGAAACAACGACAGCCCTAGGTTTGATTGTCATGTTTACCCAATTTTCTCAGCAGTACTACCAGCCGATTATCCAGGTGGCTGCGAGTTGGGGGAGCCTCCAGTTGGCCTTTACTGGAGCGGATCGTATCCAAGAAATGTTCGATGCAGAAGAAGAGATTCGCCCGCAAAATGCACCAGCCTTTACGGAATTACGAGAAGGTGTTGAAATCAGTCACATTGATTTCTCTTATGTGCCAGATAAGCCGATTTTAAAAGATGTTAGCATTTCAGCTCCTAAGGGGCAGATGATAGCAGTTGTCGGTCCGACTGGTTCGGGGAAAACAACCATCATGAACCTCATTAATCGTTTCTACGATGTGGATGCAGGCAGCATTTGCTTTGATGGAAAAGACATCCGTGACTACGACTTGGACAGTCTGCGGAGCAAGGTCGGGATTGTCCTGCAGGATTCGGTCTTGTTTAGTGGAACAATCCGAGACAATATCCGCTTCGGTGTGCCAGATGCCAGTCAGGAAATGGTCGAAGCAGCTGCCAAGGCAACTCATATTCATGACTACATCGAAAGCTTGCCTGATAAGTATGATACCCTTATTGATGATGAGCAAAATATCTTCTCAACTGGGCAGAAACAATTGATTTCCATCGCTCGAACCTTGATGACAGATCCTCAAGTCCTAATCTTAGATGAAGCGACTTCCAATGTCGATACTGTAACAGAAAGCAAGATTCAGCATGCCATGGAGGCAGTAGTAGCAGGTCGAACCAGCTTTGTCATTGCCCATCGTCTCAAGACCATCCTCAATGCCGATCAGATTATTGTCCTCAAAGATGGAGAGGTCATTGAACGTGGAAATCATCACGAGTTGCTCAAACTCGGTGGCTTCTACTCAGAACTGTATCACAATCAATTTGTCTTCGAATAA
- a CDS encoding gamma-glutamyl-gamma-aminobutyrate hydrolase family protein has translation MARTVVGVAANLCPVDAEGKNIHSSVSCKFAESIRQVGGLPLVIPVGDESIVRDYVEMIDKLILTGGQNVHPQFYGEKKTIESDDYNLVRDEFELALLREALHQNKPILAICRGVQLVNVAFGGTLHQEIEGHWQGLPFGTSHSIETVEGSVVAKLFGKESQVNSVHRQSIKDLAPNFRVTAVDPRDQTIEAIESIDEHRIIGLQWHPEFLVNEEDGNLELFEYLLNEL, from the coding sequence ATGGCTAGAACGGTTGTAGGAGTTGCTGCAAATCTATGTCCTGTAGATGCAGAAGGGAAAAACATCCACTCATCTGTATCCTGTAAATTTGCAGAGAGCATTCGTCAAGTCGGTGGTCTCCCTTTAGTGATTCCTGTAGGAGATGAGTCCATTGTGCGCGATTATGTGGAAATGATCGACAAACTCATCTTGACAGGTGGGCAAAATGTTCATCCTCAGTTTTATGGAGAGAAAAAGACCATTGAGAGCGACGATTACAATCTAGTCCGTGATGAATTTGAATTGGCACTCTTGAGAGAAGCACTTCATCAGAATAAGCCCATTTTGGCAATCTGCCGTGGGGTTCAGCTGGTCAATGTTGCTTTTGGCGGCACTCTTCACCAAGAAATTGAAGGTCACTGGCAAGGTTTGCCTTTTGGAACCTCTCATTCTATTGAGACAGTGGAAGGAAGCGTGGTGGCCAAGTTGTTTGGCAAAGAAAGTCAGGTCAACTCAGTCCATCGTCAAAGTATCAAAGATCTGGCACCTAATTTCCGTGTGACTGCGGTGGATCCTCGAGACCAGACTATTGAAGCGATTGAGTCTATCGACGAGCACCGTATCATCGGTTTGCAGTGGCATCCAGAGTTTCTGGTCAATGAAGAAGACGGCAATTTAGAACTATTTGAGTATTTATTAAATGAATTGTAA
- a CDS encoding N-acetyldiaminopimelate deacetylase yields the protein MLDLIQTRRDLHQIPEIGLEEFKTQAYLLAVIEKLTADKNFVQVRTWRTGILVYLQGSQPERTIGWRTDIDGLPIVEQTDLPFSSQHQGRMHACGHDFHMTIALGCLERALEEQPKNNLLFLFQPAEENEAGGMLMYEDGAFGDWLPDKFYGLHVRPDLKVGQIATNTHTLFAGTCEVKIRFKGKGGHAAFPHEANDALVAASYFVTQVQSVVSRNVNPIEGAVVTFGVFQAGTTNNVITDTAFLHGTIRALTQDMSLLVQKRVKTVAEGVATAFGMEVEVELKQGGYLPVENNPALARELMDFFEEKDGIELIDIEPAMTGEDFGYLLSKVDGVMFWLGIDSPYALHHPQMSPKEEALAIGVDAVSSFLKKKAAE from the coding sequence ATGTTAGATTTGATTCAGACTAGACGAGATTTGCACCAGATTCCAGAGATTGGCTTAGAAGAGTTCAAAACTCAGGCTTATTTGTTGGCTGTGATTGAGAAATTGACTGCGGACAAGAACTTTGTTCAAGTTCGTACGTGGCGGACAGGGATTTTGGTCTATTTGCAGGGAAGCCAGCCTGAGCGCACCATTGGTTGGCGGACAGATATTGATGGCCTGCCTATCGTCGAACAAACAGACCTGCCTTTTTCTTCCCAACATCAAGGTCGTATGCATGCTTGCGGACATGATTTCCACATGACCATTGCCTTGGGCTGTCTCGAGCGTGCTCTTGAGGAGCAACCAAAGAATAATTTGCTCTTCCTATTTCAGCCTGCTGAAGAAAATGAAGCTGGTGGCATGCTCATGTATGAGGATGGTGCTTTTGGGGACTGGTTGCCAGACAAGTTTTATGGCCTTCATGTTCGTCCAGATCTGAAAGTCGGCCAGATTGCGACCAACACCCATACGCTCTTTGCAGGGACTTGTGAGGTGAAGATTCGTTTCAAAGGAAAAGGTGGGCACGCAGCCTTCCCGCATGAGGCCAATGATGCCTTGGTGGCTGCTAGTTACTTTGTGACCCAAGTACAGTCAGTTGTCAGCCGCAATGTCAACCCAATCGAGGGAGCGGTGGTGACTTTTGGCGTTTTCCAAGCTGGAACAACCAACAATGTCATCACAGACACAGCTTTTTTACATGGAACTATTCGGGCCTTGACCCAGGACATGAGTCTCTTGGTACAAAAAAGAGTCAAAACAGTCGCAGAGGGAGTTGCGACAGCCTTTGGTATGGAAGTAGAAGTGGAACTCAAACAAGGGGGCTACCTGCCTGTTGAGAACAATCCAGCCTTGGCGCGTGAACTGATGGACTTCTTTGAAGAGAAAGACGGAATCGAGTTGATTGATATCGAGCCTGCTATGACAGGTGAAGATTTTGGCTATCTTCTTTCGAAGGTAGATGGCGTTATGTTTTGGCTGGGTATCGATAGTCCCTACGCCCTTCATCACCCTCAGATGAGTCCTAAGGAAGAAGCCTTAGCCATTGGGGTAGATGCGGTCTCTAGTTTCCTGAAAAAGAAGGCAGCAGAGTAG
- a CDS encoding rhomboid family intramembrane serine protease yields MKEIFDKRYPVTSFFLLVTGFVFLLMLITTGINFDQAKTLFQFGAMYGPIIRLFPEQIWRLFSAIFVHIGWEHFIVNMISLYFLGQQVEEIFGSKQFFLLYLLSGMMGNLFVFAFTPKVLAAGASTSLYGLFAAIIVLRYATRSPYIQQLGQSYLTLFVINIIGSVLIPGISLAGHIGGAVGGAFLAVIFPVRWERRMYSTSQRIGATVLFIALAVFLCYKGMSYV; encoded by the coding sequence ATGAAGGAAATCTTTGATAAACGCTACCCTGTGACTAGTTTCTTTCTCCTAGTGACTGGCTTTGTATTTCTACTGATGTTGATTACTACGGGTATCAACTTTGATCAAGCCAAAACTCTTTTTCAGTTTGGAGCTATGTATGGACCGATCATTCGCCTGTTCCCCGAGCAGATTTGGCGCCTATTTTCGGCTATATTTGTGCATATCGGATGGGAGCATTTCATTGTCAATATGATTTCACTCTACTTTCTTGGACAACAGGTGGAGGAGATTTTCGGCTCTAAGCAATTTTTCCTTCTTTATCTCTTATCAGGAATGATGGGCAATCTCTTTGTTTTTGCTTTCACACCGAAAGTCCTAGCAGCAGGTGCCTCCACTTCTCTCTATGGATTATTTGCTGCGATTATCGTTTTGCGCTATGCGACTCGCAGCCCCTATATCCAGCAGTTAGGGCAATCCTACCTGACGCTTTTCGTTATAAATATCATTGGAAGTGTTCTGATTCCAGGAATCAGCCTAGCAGGGCATATTGGTGGCGCAGTAGGCGGTGCTTTTCTAGCAGTCATCTTCCCAGTCAGATGGGAGAGAAGGATGTACAGTACCAGCCAGCGAATCGGAGCAACCGTACTTTTTATCGCACTAGCCGTTTTCCTATGCTATAAGGGAATGAGCTATGTGTAG
- a CDS encoding 5-formyltetrahydrofolate cyclo-ligase, which produces MKAELRKKILQEMKTLSQEQKQAMDQVLTERFLQHPFYQEAKTIATYLSFPHEFQTQELIKQVLKDGKKVLIPKTYPKGRMEFVVYDPQQLAKTSFGLLEPQGDLEVVDPSQIDLIHVPGLAFTKEGYRIGYGGGYYDRYLENFGGHSLSTIYPCQIQDFNSEDHDIPVQEVLIYEGNL; this is translated from the coding sequence ATGAAAGCAGAACTACGCAAGAAAATTTTGCAAGAAATGAAGACTCTATCTCAGGAGCAAAAACAGGCTATGGACCAAGTTTTAACTGAGCGTTTCTTACAACACCCCTTTTACCAAGAAGCCAAGACCATCGCAACCTATCTCTCTTTCCCGCATGAGTTTCAAACGCAGGAACTGATCAAGCAGGTGCTGAAGGACGGCAAAAAGGTTCTGATACCCAAAACCTATCCCAAGGGGCGCATGGAATTTGTGGTATATGATCCGCAGCAGTTGGCAAAAACTTCCTTTGGTTTACTGGAACCGCAAGGAGACTTGGAAGTGGTGGATCCGTCTCAGATTGATTTGATTCATGTTCCAGGGCTAGCTTTTACGAAAGAGGGCTATCGGATTGGATATGGCGGAGGCTACTACGACCGCTATCTGGAGAATTTTGGTGGGCATAGCCTAAGTACAATCTATCCTTGTCAAATCCAGGATTTCAACTCGGAAGACCATGATATTCCCGTTCAGGAGGTGCTAATCTATGAAGGAAATCTTTGA
- the galU gene encoding UTP--glucose-1-phosphate uridylyltransferase GalU, with product MKQKVRKAVIPAAGLGTRFLPATKALAKEMLPIVDKPTIQFIVEEALKSGIEDILVVTGKSKRSIEDHFDSNFELEYNLKEKGKTDLLKLVDETTGMRLHFIRQTHPRGLGDAVLQAKAFVGNEPFVVMLGDDLMDITNEKAVPLTKQLMDDYEHTHASTIAVMPVPHDEVSAYGVIDPQGEGKDGLYSVETFVEKPAPEDAPSDLAIIGRYLLTPEIFQILENQAPGAGNEIQLTDAIDTLNKTQRVFAREFKGARYDVGDKFGFMKTSIDYALKHPQVKDDLKDYLIQLGKELSEGK from the coding sequence ATGAAACAAAAAGTCAGAAAAGCAGTCATCCCTGCCGCTGGATTGGGAACTCGTTTCCTCCCTGCAACTAAAGCCTTGGCCAAGGAAATGTTGCCAATCGTAGACAAACCTACTATCCAGTTTATCGTTGAAGAAGCCCTCAAATCTGGAATCGAAGATATCTTGGTTGTTACAGGTAAGTCAAAACGTTCCATCGAGGACCACTTTGACTCAAACTTCGAATTGGAATACAACCTCAAAGAAAAAGGGAAAACAGATCTTTTGAAGCTAGTTGATGAAACAACTGGCATGCGTCTGCATTTTATCCGCCAAACTCATCCACGCGGTCTCGGAGATGCTGTTTTGCAAGCCAAAGCTTTCGTCGGAAATGAACCTTTTGTCGTGATGCTTGGGGATGACTTGATGGATATCACTAATGAAAAGGCTGTTCCGCTCACCAAACAACTCATGGATGACTATGAACATACCCACGCGTCTACTATTGCTGTCATGCCAGTCCCTCACGATGAGGTATCTGCCTATGGAGTTATTGATCCACAAGGCGAAGGAAAAGACGGTCTTTACAGCGTTGAAACCTTCGTTGAAAAACCTGCGCCAGAGGACGCTCCTAGCGATCTCGCTATCATCGGACGCTACCTCCTCACACCTGAAATTTTCCAAATCCTCGAAAACCAAGCTCCAGGTGCAGGAAATGAAATTCAACTGACAGATGCAATCGACACCCTCAATAAAACACAACGTGTATTTGCTCGTGAGTTCAAGGGAGCTCGTTATGATGTCGGAGACAAGTTTGGCTTTATGAAAACATCTATCGACTACGCTCTCAAACACCCACAAGTCAAGGATGATTTGAAAGACTACCTCATCCAACTTGGGAAAGAGTTATCTGAGGGGAAATAA
- a CDS encoding glucose-6-phosphate isomerase, which yields MSHIKFDYSKVLDKFVAPHEVEYMQAQVTAADELIRKGTGAGSDFLGWLDLPENYDREEFDRILKAAEQIKSDSDVLVVIGIGGSYLGAKAAIDFLNHHFANLQTKEERKAPQILYAGNSISSTYLADLVEYVADKDFSVNVISKSGTTTEPAIAFRVFKELLVKKYGQEEANKRIYATTDRQKGAVKVEADANGWETFVVPDDIGGRFSVLTAVGLLPIAASGADIKALMEGANAARKDYTSDKIAENEAYQYAAVRNILYRKGYATEILANYEPSLQYFSEWWKQLAGESEGKDQKGIYPTSANFSTDLHSLGQFIQEGTRIMFETVVRVDKPRKNVIIPTLEEDLDGLGYLQGKDVDFVNKKATDGVLLAHTDGDVPNMYVTLPEQDAFTLGYTIYFFELAIALSGYLNAINPFDQPGVEAYKRNMFALLGKPGFEELSKELNARL from the coding sequence ATGTCACATATTAAATTTGATTATTCAAAAGTTTTAGACAAATTTGTTGCCCCACATGAAGTGGAATACATGCAAGCACAAGTAACGGCTGCAGACGAATTGATTCGTAAAGGAACTGGTGCTGGCAGCGACTTTTTGGGTTGGTTGGACCTTCCTGAAAACTACGACCGTGAAGAATTCGACCGCATCTTGAAAGCTGCTGAGCAAATCAAGTCAGATAGCGATGTCTTGGTTGTAATCGGTATCGGTGGATCTTACCTTGGTGCCAAAGCAGCCATCGACTTCTTGAACCATCACTTTGCAAACTTGCAAACAAAAGAAGAACGCAAAGCGCCACAAATCCTTTACGCTGGAAACTCAATCTCATCTACTTACCTTGCTGACTTGGTAGAGTACGTAGCTGACAAAGACTTCTCAGTAAACGTGATTTCTAAATCAGGTACAACAACTGAACCAGCCATTGCTTTCCGTGTCTTTAAAGAACTCTTGGTTAAGAAATACGGTCAAGAAGAAGCAAACAAACGTATCTATGCAACAACTGACCGCCAAAAAGGTGCTGTTAAGGTTGAAGCAGATGCTAACGGTTGGGAAACATTTGTTGTTCCAGATGACATCGGTGGACGCTTCTCAGTCTTGACAGCAGTTGGATTGCTTCCAATCGCAGCATCAGGTGCAGACATCAAAGCTCTTATGGAAGGTGCGAATGCAGCTCGTAAAGACTATACTTCAGACAAGATTGCTGAAAATGAAGCCTACCAATACGCAGCAGTTCGTAACATCCTCTACCGTAAAGGCTATGCTACTGAAATCTTGGCAAACTACGAGCCATCACTTCAATACTTCTCAGAATGGTGGAAACAATTGGCTGGTGAATCAGAAGGGAAAGACCAAAAAGGTATTTACCCAACTTCAGCAAACTTCTCAACTGACTTGCACTCACTTGGTCAATTTATCCAAGAAGGAACTCGTATCATGTTTGAAACAGTTGTCCGTGTTGACAAACCGCGCAAGAACGTGATCATTCCTACTTTGGAAGAAGACCTTGACGGACTTGGTTACCTTCAAGGAAAAGATGTTGACTTTGTAAACAAAAAAGCTACTGACGGTGTTCTTCTCGCCCACACTGATGGTGACGTGCCAAATATGTACGTAACTCTTCCTGAGCAAGATGCCTTCACTCTTGGTTACACTATCTACTTCTTCGAATTGGCAATTGCCCTTTCAGGTTACTTGAATGCCATCAACCCATTTGACCAACCAGGTGTTGAAGCCTACAAACGTAATATGTTTGCCCTTCTTGGAAAACCAGGATTTGAAGAATTGAGCAAAGAGCTTAACGCACGTCTATAA
- a CDS encoding NAD(P)H-dependent glycerol-3-phosphate dehydrogenase, which produces MKKQTIAVLGPGSWGTALSQVLNDNGHEVRIWGNIPDQIDEINSQHTNKRYFKDILLDEKIKAYHDLEETLKDVDAVLFVVPTKVTRLVAQQVAKVLDHKVVIMHASKGLEPDSHKRLSTILEEEIPADLRSDIVVVSGPSHAEETIVRDITLITAASKDLETAQYVQNLFSNHYFRLYTNTDVIGVETAGALKNIIAVGAGALHGLGFGDNAKAAIIARGLAEITRLGVALGANPLTYSGLSGVGDLIVTGTSVHSRNWRAGDALGRGESLADIEANMGMVIEGISTTRAAYELAQELGVYMPITQAIYRVIYEGVNIKEAITDIMNNEFKAENEWS; this is translated from the coding sequence ATGAAGAAACAAACCATCGCTGTCTTGGGTCCTGGTTCTTGGGGAACTGCCCTTTCGCAGGTTCTAAACGACAATGGACACGAGGTTCGGATTTGGGGAAATATTCCTGACCAAATCGATGAAATCAATAGTCAACATACAAACAAACGCTACTTTAAAGACATCCTACTCGACGAAAAGATCAAGGCCTACCATGACTTGGAAGAAACACTAAAGGATGTGGATGCTGTTTTATTTGTTGTCCCAACAAAAGTAACGAGACTGGTTGCCCAACAAGTAGCAAAGGTACTTGATCACAAGGTTGTCATCATGCATGCCTCCAAAGGCTTGGAACCAGATAGTCACAAACGTCTGTCAACTATTCTTGAAGAGGAAATCCCAGCTGACCTTCGTAGTGACATTGTCGTTGTTTCAGGTCCTAGCCACGCTGAGGAAACCATTGTACGGGATATTACCTTGATCACCGCAGCCTCTAAAGACCTTGAAACTGCCCAGTACGTACAAAATCTCTTTAGCAATCACTACTTCCGCCTCTATACCAATACGGATGTTATCGGGGTTGAAACCGCTGGTGCTCTTAAAAACATCATCGCAGTTGGTGCTGGAGCATTACATGGTCTAGGATTTGGCGACAATGCCAAGGCAGCCATCATCGCCCGTGGCTTGGCAGAAATCACCCGTCTAGGTGTCGCTCTTGGAGCTAATCCTCTGACTTATAGCGGTCTTTCTGGAGTTGGTGATTTGATCGTAACAGGGACATCTGTCCACTCTCGTAACTGGAGGGCAGGTGACGCTCTCGGTCGTGGAGAATCCCTCGCAGACATCGAAGCCAACATGGGCATGGTCATTGAAGGAATTTCAACAACCCGAGCAGCTTACGAACTGGCTCAGGAATTGGGTGTCTACATGCCAATCACACAAGCCATTTACCGAGTTATCTATGAAGGTGTCAATATCAAAGAAGCAATCACTGACATCATGAACAACGAATTTAAAGCAGAAAACGAATGGTCTTAG